A window of Nonomuraea angiospora genomic DNA:
GCCACGGGCGAGCCGATCACCATGCCCTTGACGTTGGCCGGCCCGAGCGCCTGGTTGGCCTCGACGAACTCGCGCATCTCGCGCTCGTAGCCCTCCGCCCCGCCACCGCCGGCCAGCTCGCCGGCCAGCACGTACGCGCCCACGAGCGCCAGGCTCGTGCCCTGCCCGGAGGCCGGCGAGGCGCAGTACGCCGCGTCGCCCACCAGCACGACGCGCCCCTTGGACCAGCTGTCCAGGTGGATCTGGGTGACCGAGTCGAAGTAGAAGTCCTTGGCGTCGCGTACGGACTCCAGCAGCGCGGGCACCTCCCAGCCCACCCCCGCCATGGCCTTCACCAGCAGGTCCTTCTGGCCCTCGACGTCGCGGTGATCGTAGGCCAGCGGCTCGGACGACCACATGAACAGCGCCTTGGCGCGGGTGTCCTGGCGGGTGCTGTAGACGTTCGCGGTCCGGCCCGGGGCCGCGTGCACGGCCTCCTCGCGGTCCAGGCCCAGGGTGTTGGGGACGGTGCAGATGGAGATGTAGTAGCCGAGGTCGCGGGCGTACTGGGACTCCTCGCCGAAGGCGATCCTCCTGGTGTTGGAGTGCGCGCCGTCGGCCCCGACGACCAGGTCGAACCTGCGGGGCGCCGAGCGCTCGAACGTCACCGTGCCGTCCTCCGCGATGTCCGTGACCGAGTCACCGAAGACGTAGTCGACGTCGTGGCGGGTGAGGTCGTACAGGAGCTCGTTGAGGTCGCCGCGCATGATCTCGGCGTCGTCGCCCGTGCGCCCGCCGAACAGGTCGGCGTCCATGGTCGCGACCTTCCTGCCCCTGGCGTCGTAGTGGGTGGCGATCCGCATGTCCGTGCTCGCCGCGCGGACCGCCTCCATGAGGCCCATGCGCTCGACGACCCGGAGGGCCGCGCCCCGGATGTCCACCTTGTAGC
This region includes:
- a CDS encoding FAD-dependent monooxygenase; this encodes MTKSILISGASIAGTATAYWLRRHGFDVTVVERAPAIREGGYKVDIRGAALRVVERMGLMEAVRAASTDMRIATHYDARGRKVATMDADLFGGRTGDDAEIMRGDLNELLYDLTRHDVDYVFGDSVTDIAEDGTVTFERSAPRRFDLVVGADGAHSNTRRIAFGEESQYARDLGYYISICTVPNTLGLDREEAVHAAPGRTANVYSTRQDTRAKALFMWSSEPLAYDHRDVEGQKDLLVKAMAGVGWEVPALLESVRDAKDFYFDSVTQIHLDSWSKGRVVLVGDAAYCASPASGQGTSLALVGAYVLAGELAGGGGAEGYEREMREFVEANQALGPANVKGMVIGSPVAIWFQTRMLRLLPHLPGRDRMIDRIAGPIHRAANAISLKNYSE